DNA from Mesotoga sp. UBA6090:
TGATGAGCTCTCGAGAGGGGATTTAAGATCAAGAGCATTAAGAGCAGTTTTCCGTCAACGGTTCACCGTCCCCAGAAAAGAGCATCATTGCAAGTTCCAAGATGCAAGTTAAATAAAAGAACGGTTATCCGTTGTCGGTTCTCCGTCCTCCGACAAGAACGAATACCATTTGCAGGAAATTCCATAACTATACTGAGATTGAAAGCAGTGGGCTTATAGAGTGATCAACTAATTACCAGGGAGGGAATGAAGTGCAGACATCCATAAAAATCTGGCCTAGGAAGATCGGAAAGATTGATAATATGATCTACGGTCACTTCACAGAGCATCTAGGAAGATGCATTTACGACGGTATCTACAACGAGAAATCTCCAAAATCAGATTCGAGGGGTTTCAGAAGGGACGTCATGGACGCCGTGAAGAACATAAAGTGTCCCATCTTAAGATGGCCTGGCGGAAACTTTGTGTCTGCCTACCACTGGCAAGACGGTATAGGCCCTCTCGAAAAGCGCCCGCAACTTCTCAATTACATCTGGGGAGGTGTGGAGTCAAACAAATTTGGGACTGATGAATTCATAGAGTATTGTCGCGAAATGAATACCGAACCATATCTGGCCGTTAGTCTCGGAACGGCGACATTAGACGAAGCAATTGCCTGGCTCGAATACTGCAATCTCGACACCCCCACGAAATTCGCTCAAATGAGAAGAGAAAATGGCCATCCAGAGCCCTACGGCGTTAAGTACTGGGGAATCGGGAACGAAGTATACGGCCCCTGGCAGGTGGGTCATTGCAGTGCTGCCGAGTATGCAGAAAAGCTTCGCCAGTACACTCAGTTCATGAAGGGTGTGGATCCGTCGATAAAGGTAATCGCAGTTGGAGCCGATAATCCCGACTGGGACATGACCGTGCTGAAACATGCAGGTCATCTAATAGATTACATCTCTATCCACCAGTATCACGGCTGCGACGATTACTTTGGGACCGTCGCGGCCGTCTACTACTGTGAACAGAGGCTGAGGCTCCTGGAGGGGCTGATAAAACACCTGCGTCTGGATCACGTCAAGATCTCCTTTGATGAATGGAATATCTGGTACAAAATCAGCGCGGAAAGGGAAGGCGCCGAGAAGAGAATTGTGCTTCTGGAGGAACCCTACGCTTTGAAAGACGGTCTCTTTGCGGCAGGAATCTTCGCTGTTATGCATCGTATGGCAAATACAGTTCAAATGGCTAATCTTGCGCAAATGGTGAATGCACTCGGCATGATAAAGACCAGAGGCGACGAAATGGTATTGACTCCTATCTATCATGCATTTGATCTATTTGTGAATCACACCGGGAGAACTGTCCTGGACATGGCGATTGGCTCAGAAACTTACGAAATAAACTCTAAGACATTCGTCGAGGGCCGAAACAGCTTCAAGCTCAGCGATGTTCCCTATGTTGATGGATCGGCCACCTATAACGAAGATAAGAATATTTTGAGCGTTGCCCTTATTAACTACTATCAGAAGGATGTAGAAGTCAGTCTCGATCTTTCGGGAATTGAGGTCCAGAAGAGGGCCGTACAGCATATATTGACGGGGTCTGCTCCCGATGAAATGAATGACTTTGACAATCCAGAACGAATAAAACTTTGGAGCAAAGAGCTTACCTCCTGCTCTCCGAAAATGACCGTGAAACTCGATTCGATGTCGGCAAGTGTAATCGAGTTTTCCCTGGACGGAAAGCTCTAACTCTTTGAAGAAGGATTGCCTCGAGCATAAGTTCCGGTAATGAGAGCTTTCTAGACCTGAGGAGAAAGCATTCGGAGGCTTGAAGAGAAAGAGTCCTCAATTGAAAATAGGACGGGACTCAGCATCGAAAATCAAGCTGGCCTTGAGTCTAGCAGGAACTGGTTTGTGGCCCGTGAATCTATCACGTTGCCGGTGTCCACGCGAACAAAATCTTTGCCGTCTTGCGAGCATCCAAATTTCTCGAAGGCGTGAAGCTCCACTCCGGCGAGTCCGGACTGGATGAGGTAAAATCGTGGTTAAGGCATAAAATCGACGAAATCTAGAAGGTGATGTGTATGTACTTAATCGGATGTGATATTGGCACCCAGGGAACAAAGAGTGTGATGGTAAATGAAAAAGGAAAGGTTCTGGTAGAAGCTCAAAGAGAGTATGACGTCATTAAGCCCGGTTCAAACTGGGCCGAGCAGTGGCCAGATGTTTGGGTTAAGGCGGCTTTCGAAACCATAAAAGAAGTGTCCGAGAAGTCGGGAGTGCAGAAAAAGGAAATAGCTGCACTGGCCATAAGCGGACTTTATGGAGGGTCGGGAGTCCCTGTTGACAGGGGAATGAAGCCTCTACACCCTTGCCTGATCTGGATGGACAGACGAGCGACGTCGCAGACCGCCTGGGTGAAGGAAAACATATCAAGGGATAAGATCTTTTCGATTACGGGAAACTATGTTGATTCCTATTATGGATTCACGAAGATAATGTGGCTCAGAGACAACAGGCCGGATATCTGGAAAGAGATATATCAATTCGTGACACCGAAGGACTACATGGTTTATCAGCTTACAGGTGAAAACGCGATTGATTACTCCTCGGCAGGAAATATCGGTGGAGTATTTGACATAAGAAAGCTGACCTGGTCAAAGGAAATGTGTGAAGCCCTTGGGATACCCATTGAATACCTTCCTGAGAGAATCGTCAAGTCGAGCGATGTCGTCGGCAGAGTAACTGCCGAAAGCTCAAAGCTATGCGGCCTCCTCGAAGGAACTCCGGTAGTATCAGGAGGGATAGATGCCCCCGTGGCTCAGCTTTCGGCGGGAGCACTTGAAGAAGGCGAACACGTTGCAATGGTTGGAACTTCTACCTGCTGGGGTACTGTACATGACGGCAAGGATCTGCCATTTGGTTTGGTCAGCTTTC
Protein-coding regions in this window:
- a CDS encoding alpha-N-arabinofuranosidase; translated protein: MQTSIKIWPRKIGKIDNMIYGHFTEHLGRCIYDGIYNEKSPKSDSRGFRRDVMDAVKNIKCPILRWPGGNFVSAYHWQDGIGPLEKRPQLLNYIWGGVESNKFGTDEFIEYCREMNTEPYLAVSLGTATLDEAIAWLEYCNLDTPTKFAQMRRENGHPEPYGVKYWGIGNEVYGPWQVGHCSAAEYAEKLRQYTQFMKGVDPSIKVIAVGADNPDWDMTVLKHAGHLIDYISIHQYHGCDDYFGTVAAVYYCEQRLRLLEGLIKHLRLDHVKISFDEWNIWYKISAEREGAEKRIVLLEEPYALKDGLFAAGIFAVMHRMANTVQMANLAQMVNALGMIKTRGDEMVLTPIYHAFDLFVNHTGRTVLDMAIGSETYEINSKTFVEGRNSFKLSDVPYVDGSATYNEDKNILSVALINYYQKDVEVSLDLSGIEVQKRAVQHILTGSAPDEMNDFDNPERIKLWSKELTSCSPKMTVKLDSMSASVIEFSLDGKL
- a CDS encoding FGGY-family carbohydrate kinase; this translates as MYLIGCDIGTQGTKSVMVNEKGKVLVEAQREYDVIKPGSNWAEQWPDVWVKAAFETIKEVSEKSGVQKKEIAALAISGLYGGSGVPVDRGMKPLHPCLIWMDRRATSQTAWVKENISRDKIFSITGNYVDSYYGFTKIMWLRDNRPDIWKEIYQFVTPKDYMVYQLTGENAIDYSSAGNIGGVFDIRKLTWSKEMCEALGIPIEYLPERIVKSSDVVGRVTAESSKLCGLLEGTPVVSGGIDAPVAQLSAGALEEGEHVAMVGTSTCWGTVHDGKDLPFGLVSFPYVVNDTERIYSFGGSATTGALARWFKEEFADSEESVGRRTGRSPYQLLDMEVEKIPAGSDGIVVLPYFMGERSPIWDPFAKGVFFGVTLVHTRAHMYKALMEGAGYALRHNIENGIKAGLKLDDECWIVGGVAKSAAWNRIFADITGYKMRQVSSLVEAPFGDAFLAGLGVGLIDKPERIKEWVKFRDPISPNFKNQKVYEKQYLIFRELYEKTKEIMWKLH